The Phragmites australis chromosome 15, lpPhrAust1.1, whole genome shotgun sequence genome window below encodes:
- the LOC133892678 gene encoding zinc finger A20 and AN1 domain-containing stress-associated protein 9-like gives MAQESWKQESHAPEAPILCINNCGFFGSSMTNNMCSKCYRDFIKLMESDAPVVEKKVITIASSSVTSLETFEAAKRDDVPAAAAAVDEKQAAQEPPKPPSNRCLTCRKKVGLTGFQCRCGGTFCSMHRYTDSHECTFDYKKAAREQIAKQNPVVIAEKINKI, from the coding sequence ATGGCACAAGAGAGCTGGAAGCAGGAGTCCCACGCCCCTGAGGCCCCAATATTGTGCATAAACAACTGTGGTTTCTTCGGCAGTAGCATGACAAACAATATGTGCTCGAAGTGCTACAGGGACTTCATTAAGTTGATGGAAAGCGATGCCCCTGTGGTGGAGAAGAAGGTGATCACGATAGCCTCTTCTTCCGTGACGTCATTGGAGACATTTGAGGCAGCGAAGCGAGATGATGTCCCTGCTGCCGCTGCAGCTGTGGACGAGAAGCAAGCTGCACAGGAGCCTCCGAAGCCACCCAGCAACCGATGCCTGACCTGCCGCAAGAAGGTTGGGCTGACAGGCTTCCAGTGCCGCTGCGGCGGGACCTTCTGCTCCATGCACCGTTACACCGACTCCCACGAGTGCACCTTCGACTACAAGAAGGCGGCCCGGGAGCAGATCGCCAAGCAGAACCCTGTTGTGATAGCCGAGAAGATCAACAAGATCTGA
- the LOC133893132 gene encoding glucan endo-1,3-beta-glucosidase 8-like, with the protein MTRVTAALLVAAAVVCWAAAEAEGLGMNWGTQATHPLPPKVVVQLLRDNGIKKVKLFDTDFAAMSALAGSGVEVMVAIPNNMLADLAGDSGKAKDWVKSNVKRYDFDGGVTIKYVAVGNEPFLESYNGSFINITFPALQNIQNALNDAGVGDRIKATVPLNADVYNSPAKNPVPSAGRFRADISGLMTDIVKFLAKNNAPFTVNIYPFLSLYLNDNFPLDYAFFDGGATPVNDNGIMYTNVFDANFDTLVAALKAVGHGDMPVIVGEVGWPTDGDKHAKSTYAQRFYAGLLKRLAANTGTPARPNQYIEVYLFGLVDEDRKSVAPGNFERHWGVLRYDGQPKYAMDLTGQGRNTMLVPAKGVKYLSRTWCALNPNAKDLRRLGANIDYACTYADCTPLGYGSTCNGMDTAGNASYAFNAYYQAQNQKDAACDFQGLALPTETDPSTASCNFTIQIQTSSAAAPESVHGRSGAALGAVVAAVLVALIQFLALW; encoded by the exons ATGACGAGGGTCACCGCCGCGCTGCTCGTGGCAGCGGCGGTGGTGTGctgggcggcggcggaggcggaggggcTGGGGATGAACTGGGGCACGCAGGCGACGCACCCGCTGCCTCCCAAGGTGGTGGTGCAGCTGCTCCGGGACAACGGCATCAAGAAGGTGAAGCTGTTCGACACCGACTTCGCCGCCATGAGCGCGCTCGCCGGCAGCGGCGTCGAGGTCATGGTGGCCATCCCGAACAACATGCTCGCCGACCTCGCCGGCGACTCCGGCAAAGCCAAGGACTGGGTCAAGAGCAACGTCAAGCGGTACGACTTCGACGGCGGCGTCACCATCAA GTACGTGGCCGTCGGCAACGAGCCGTTCTTGGAGTCGTACAACGGCTCGTTCATCAACATCACCTTCCCGGCGCTGCAGAACATCCAGAATGCGCTCAACGACGCCGGCGTTGGCGACAGGATCAAGGCCACCGTCCCGCTCAACGCCGACGTGTACAACTCCCCCGCCAAGAACCCGGTGCCGTCCGCGGGCCGCTTCCGCGCCGACATCTCCGGCCTCATGACGGACATCGTCAAGTTCCTGGCCAAGAACAACGCGCCCTTCACCGTCAACATCTACCCGTTCCTGAGCCTGTACCTGAACGACAACTTCCCGCTCGACTACGCCTTCTTCGACGGCGGCGCCACGCCGGTGAACGACAACGGCATCATGTACACCAACGTGTTCGACGCCAACTTCGACACGCTGGTGGCCGCGCTCAAGGCCGTGGGGCACGGCGACATGCCCGTCATCGTCGGGGAGGTCGGCTGGCCAACTGACGGCGACAAGCACGCCAAGTCCACCTACGCGCAGCGGTTCTACGCCGGGCTGCTCAAGCGGCTGGCGGCGAACACGGGCACGCCGGCTCGGCCGAACCAGTACATCGAGGTGTACCTGTTCGGGCTGGTCGACGAGGACAGGAAGAGCGTGGCGCCGGGCAACTTCGAGCGGCACTGGGGCGTCCTCCGGTACGACGGGCAGCCCAAGTACGCCATGGACCTCACCGGGCAGGGCCGGAACACGATGCTCGTGCCGGCAAAGGGTGTGAAGTACCTGTCCAGGACGTGGTGCGCGCTGAACCCCAACGCCAAGGACCTCCGCCGGCTCGGCGCCAACATCGACTACGCGTGCACGTACGCCGACTGCACACCGCTGGGGTACGGCTCGACGTGCAACGGCATGGACACCGCCGGCAACGCCTCGTACGCGTTCAACGCCTACTACCAGGCGCAGAACCAGAAGGACGCGGCGTGCGACTTCCAGGGCCTCGCGCTGCCGACGGAGACCGACCCGTCCACGGCGTCGTGCAACTTCACCATACAGATCCAAACctcatcggcggcggcgccggagtcAGTGCACGGCCGGAGCGGCGCGGCGCTCGGCGCCGTGGTGGCTGCCGTGCTAGTGGCGTTGATCCAGTTCTTGGCATTGTGGTAG